The following proteins are encoded in a genomic region of Triticum dicoccoides isolate Atlit2015 ecotype Zavitan chromosome 1B, WEW_v2.0, whole genome shotgun sequence:
- the LOC119334453 gene encoding uncharacterized protein At5g01610-like — MATYPLLLLFAAVAVAVAAASSAGDKPTAYEMLERYDFPRGILPEGVEGYELDPDGGFQVYFPRECEFLLAKQWLVKYDTRIAGAASAGKLAALQGIYVKVLFLWIPVAEVDRAGDRLSFYIGPVSTSFPLSDFASSPHCRGYHDRAAVAAAVS, encoded by the coding sequence ATGGCCAcctaccccctcctcctcctcttcgccgccGTCGCCGTAGCCGTAGCGGCGGCGTCGTCCGCGGGGGACAAGCCAACGGCGTACGAGATGCTGGAGCGGTACGACTTCCCGcggggcatcctgccggagggggtggaggggtacgaGCTCGATCCGGACGGCGGCTTCCAGGTGTACTTCCCGCGGGAGTGCGAGTTCCTGCTAGCGAAGCAGTGGCTGGTCAAGTACGACACGCGCATCGCCGGCGCCGCCAGCGCGGGCAAGCTCGCGGCGCTGCAGGGCATCTACGTCAAGGTACTCTTCCTGTGGATCCCCGTCGCCGAGGTCGACCGCGCCGGCGACCGCCTCAGCTTCTACATCGGCCCCGTCTCCACGTCCTTCCCGCTAAGCGACTTCGCCAGCAGCCCGCACTGTCGCGGCTACCACGACCGCGCCGCCGTCGCTGCGGCCGTCTCGTGA